A genome region from Eurosta solidaginis isolate ZX-2024a chromosome 2, ASM4086904v1, whole genome shotgun sequence includes the following:
- the Atxn7 gene encoding serine-rich adhesin for platelets → MAASKSGNASASSEAQSSSISNSNKPIENSLIKHQGQKWQQFFDFDKMLKQIRVAEKQHYRSSSSSSKGDGHSSHNKSSSSSSHGSSSSSSKSSSTSSSSSKSGRSLRQVQRLCGSDMHYYGIIPKHTSSDVIVCSACRGSYTKVGFNNHMMMQHPAAWGAASSKLIHTTTTNDVYNLISNDSSQDCMRDGSSVTASTTTTATAITTGISTEILGSPSDLSGIMSTSSNASSTSSSLSTAASSNTYTATSGRHKSSKSSSATTGSSSSGGGSSSSSRSRSKQSRHSSSKSNNHATSIGIHTPNTATNAETTQTPSKSSKKSSSSASSSTTSSSSSSYNKNDNKNNNTPSLIATATSTIITTNAVSNASGGSKHSKEVTTTATMLETTSTTATVTAAPIALYSSSSNSSCSLPPTPKLNTTLTEVKSPAFAVQELADSSVSSSSADYERASSSLKPTVTLMATHSLSSVVTPTVKGNTSSASTSTSASSTSTVGIKKDVEKVSVSSFEAQQLSELDQAVSSITDNVMLDDSAAGNKKMVTEASNNNVIGPTENIMPTNTNNMFQIPTTANTNTETNNEKLQTATVAPSNNFNVVSQVMPTTTTTTTTDYVVPQEVVQACENALPHNTSDDNSILTFDDVFDSKFINEILSTADTEIHFDENELDTATTVAQQQQQLEQNQIYHQQQVPTAKRMRYDETIMASGSTVGQQQYLPMQQQHDMPGVEITGEFIAYQQQTQLQQQQQQQQQQYVPYNVGTLDDFKMFNTAGSLMDHQHQHQMPAHLQQQHHVNEQQQQQLTAIDAMHLQQLLYQQQSLGTHFDNTGSMLNDTALQHQQQQQQQYDGSGGVVSAKQLLDMCGAATVDMKPNKMMSDFATFAAASGSCGHESVDGVGGVYEHMADNFQLYNVPSLTDDNVDERDAQLTAQDNLSRTTNTLLPNVMNGMQQQQRNCAQQYVLPVGVVGSGAEDQLIYEITDNTQMAVISQQRQQHLLNEFLTQANYEQQKISDMQPNAATALEASIILQQSNNNENNISHKEAIDDIDADILDFDYTLLDMVKGISSSSSGSSSSNVKAMKSEFNTSGGSLSSSSGSGAVVNNSKSYDDVYLNAYLYAGIPKPIAINCFGLIKLPFAAATTFRKHILNTRKANNSPISLSGGGGINGIVCGNAATTARNSTKLMQNYFSNLTSSSSSSSSANNALSSSSSNEFSIGSITITNSTVSQQSQLYAAQQKQQSNGGSSGIGSNSGGLEITFNTNSNGCGSASMSPVSSSATAQRSRSKSGNNSTNSGSGVAVGATLVRSKSQTGAPVAVITPTNRLPLPPPRPSTAGPVLAQSSKTIFVSNTGSTNDRVKFIKRCMPLVSSSNSNSRADAGSKRLKFSPRQIADLLGGVGSSSSNNKNTSNHKSSAATGDVSINGVSNNHEMNNANVNNNNSSSSSNNGNTNTNNITPNLNSISDTDLLKSERVARFYERRRKLYDMARNTRQQQQQHQQQQRSQQPQLQQKLLQQQQQLFKMLTDYGVTTAPVIGNCKGANAVANGGNNNNNNCSEILRISA, encoded by the exons ATGGCAGCGAGTAAAAGTGGCAATGCGTCAGCATCATCAGAGGCACAAAGCTCCTCGATCTCAAACTCAAATAAACCCATTGAAAACTCCTTAATCAAACATCAAGGTCAGAAATGGCAGCAGTTTTTTGATTTCGATAAAATGCTTAAACAAATACGTGTAGCTGAGAAACAACATTATCGCAGCAGCAGTAGCAGCAGCAAAGGCGATGGTCATTCTTCACATAACAAGAGCAGCTCATCCAGCTCGCATGGCTCGTCCTCTTCATCGTCAAAATCCAGTAGtacgtcatcatcatcatcaaaaAGTGGACGTTCGCTACGGCAAGTGCAACGTTTGTGTGGTAGCGATATGCATTATTATGGCATTATACCAAAACACACATCATCTGATGTAATCGTTTGTAGTGCATGTCGTGGTAGTTATACTAAAGTCGGTTTCAATAATCACATGATGATGCAACATCCTGCTGCATGGGGTGCAGCCTCCTCAAAATTAAtacatacaacaacaacgaatgaTGTATATAACTTAATATCGAATGACAGTAGTCAAGACTGCATGCGTGATGGATCATCAGTAACTGCatcgacaacaacaacagcaacagccaTAACAACAGGTATTTCCACTGAAATATTAGGCTCACCTTCAGATTTATCTGGGATAATGTCCACTTCATCGAATGCATCATCAACATCATCCTCACTATCCACCGCAGCATCATCCAATACCTATACAGCTACGTCGGGACGCCATAAAAGCAGCAAAAGTAGTAGCGCAACAACTGGGAGCAGCTCATCGGGCGGTGGCAGCAGTAGCAGCAGTCGGTCGCGGAGTAAACAGTCGCGTCACAGCAGCAGCAAAAGCAACAACCATGCAACATCGATCGGGATTCATACGCCCAATACTGCCACTAACGCGGAAACAACCCAAACGCCAAGCAAAAGCTCAAAGAAGAGTAGTAGCTCTGCGAGTTCCTCCACAACATCGTCGTCCTCCTCGTCGTACAACAAAAACgacaataaaaacaataatacacCGTCGCTAATTGCAACAGCTACATCAACTATAATAACAACTAATGCAGTCTCAAATGCTAGTGGTGGTAGTAAGCACAGTAAGGAGGTAACAACGACAGCTACTATGTTGGAAACAACTTCTACTACAGCTACAGTAACAGCAGCCCCAATCGCTCTTTATTCATCATCGTCGAACTCGTCATGTTCATTGCCACCAACTCCAAAACTGAATACAACCTTAACTGAG GTAAAGAGTCCAGCATTTGCTGTACAAGAATTGGCAGATTCATCTGTGTCTAGTTCGAGCGCTGATTATGAGCGCGCAAGCTCAAGTCTCAAGCCCACAGTAACATTAATGGCAACGCATTCACTGAGCTCAGTGGTGACGCCAACAGTTAAAGGTAACACAAGCAGTGCATCAACATCGACATCTGCCTCCTCCACCTCCACTGTTGGTATCAAAAAGGACGTAGAAAAAGTTTCTGTTAGTAGCTTCGAAGCCCAACAGTTAAGCGAACTCGATCAAGCTGTCTCATCAATTACTGACAATGTGATGTTGGACGACAGCGCAGCTGGTAATAAAAAAATGGTGACTGAAGCCAGCAACAACAATGTTATAGGACCAACAGAAAATATTATGCCAACAAATACCAACAATATGTTCCAAATACCTACAACGGCCAATACAAATACTGAAACTAACAACGAAAAATTGCAAACAGCTACAGTTGCTCCCAGTAATAATTTCAATGTTGTATCTCAAGTgatgccaacaacaacaacaacaacaacaacagattatGTGGTACCACAAGAAGTGGTGCAGGCCTGCGAAAATGCTTTACCACACAACACTTCCGATGATAATTCCATCTTAACATTTGACGATGTTTTCGACAGTAAATTTATTAATGAAATTCTTAGCACAGCGGATACAGAAATACATTTTGATGAAAATGAATTAGATACAGCAACGACTGTagcacaacagcaacaacagttggAACAAAATCAAATTTATCATCAGCAACAGGTACCAACAGCTAAGCGCATGCGCTATGATGAAACAATAATGGCGAGTGGGTCAACAGTTGGACAACAACAATATCTGCCAATGCAACAACAGCATGATATGCCAGGTGTTGAAATCACAGGAGAATTTATAGCATATCAACAGCAAACGCAActtcaacaacagcaacaacaacagcagcaacaatatgTGCCGTACAATGTTGGCACCTTAGATGATTTCAAAATGTTTAATACCGCTGGTAGTTTGATGGACCATCAGCATCAGCATCAAATGCCAGCGCATTTACAACAGCAACACCATGTGAAcgaacagcagcaacaacaactcaCAGCTATCGATGCAATGCATTTACAGCAATTACTCTACCAACAACAATCGCTAGGTACACATTTTGATAATACTGGTAGTATGCTTAATGACACTGCGCTTCAGCAccagcagcaacagcagcaacaatacGATGGCAGTGGTGGTGTTGTTAGTGCCAAACAATTGCTAGATATGTGTGGTGCTGCAACAGTTGATATGAAACCGAATAAAATGATGAGCGATTTTGCAACATTTGCTGCAGCTAGTGGCAGTTGTGGTCATGAGAGCGTCGACGGCGTTGGCGGTGTTTATGAGCACATGGCAGACAACTTTCAGTTATATAATGTACCCTCGCTTACCGATGACAATGTGGATGAGAGAGATGCGCAATTAACTGCACAAGATAACTTAAGTAGGACAACAAATACTTTGCTGCCAAATGTTATGAATggcatgcaacaacaacaacgtaattGTGCACAGCAATACGTGTTACCTGTCGGAGTCGTTGGTAGTGGTGCTGAAGATCAATTAATTTATGAAATAACTGATAATACCCAAATGGCTGTGATAAgccaacaacgacaacaacatttgCTTAACGAATTTTTAACACAAGCCAATTATGAACAACAGAAAATTAGTGATATGCAACCAAATGCTGCGACGGCGCTAGAAGCTAGTATAATTTTGCAGCAATCAAACAATAACGAAAACAATATTTCACATAAAGAAGCTATAGATGATATAGATGCTGATATACTCGATTTTGATTATACGCTGCTGGATATGGTGAAGGGGATTAGTAGTAGCAGTAGCGGTAGCAGCAGCAGTAACGTTAAAGCTATGAAAAGCGAATTCAATACAAGCGGCGGTAGTCTAAGTAGCAGCAGTGGTAGCGGTGCTGTTGTTAATAATAGTAAATCTTATGATGATGTATACTTAAATGCTTACCTCTACGCTGGTATACCGAAACCTATAGCTATAAATTGCTTTGGTCTAATCAAGTTACCATTTGCTGCAGCCACAACATTCCGAAAACATATATTAAATACGCGCAAAGCCAACAATAGTCCTATCAGTTTGAGTGGTGGTGGTGGCATAAATGGTATTGTATGCGGGAATGCGGCAACTACTGCACGCAACTCAACGAAATTAATGCAAAATTATTTCTCGAATTTaacttcatcatcatcatcatcatcatcggcCAATAATGCATTGTCGTCAAGTAGCAGCAATGAGTTCTCAATAGGCAGTATTACCATTACAAATTCCACTGTTTCACAACAAAGCCAACTGTATGcagcacaacaaaaacaacaaagcaaTGGTGGTAGCAGTGGTATTGGCAGCAATAGTGGAGGGTTAGAAATTACCTTTAACACAAATTCAAATGGCTGTGGATCGGCTAGTATGTCGCCTGTTTCTTCATCTGCAACTGCGCAACGTTCACGTTCAAAATCGGGCAACAATTCAACCAACAGCGGTAGCGGTGTAGCCGTAGGTGCAACACTCGTACGCAGTAAGTCACAAACTGGTGCACCAGTTGCTGTAATTACACCAACCAATCGTTTACCATTGCCGCCACCACGCCCCAGTACGGCTGGACCCGTGCTAGCGCAAAGTAGCAAAACAATATTTGTTAGCAATACGGGTAGCACAAATGATCGTGTCAAATTTATTAAACGTTGTATGCCACTCGTGAGCAGCAGCAACAGTAATAGTCGCGCGGATGCTGGTAGTAAACGACTAAAATTTTCACCACGTCAAATAGCTGATTTGTTAGGTGGTGTAGGtagtagcagcagcaacaacaaaaacactagCAATCACAAATCATCAGCCGCGACAGGGGATGTAAGCATCAATGGTGTAAGCAACAATCATGAGATGAACAACGCGAAcgtcaacaacaataacagcagcagcagcagcaacaatggTAACACCAACACCAACAATATAACTCCCAATCTCAATTCAATTTCAGATACGGATCTATTGAAATCGGAACGTGTAGCGCGCTTTTATGAACGTCGTCGTAAACTCTATGATATGGCACGTAATACgcgtcaacaacaacaacaacatcagcaacaacaacgTTCTCAACAACCGCAATTGCAACAAAAATTgttgcagcaacaacagcaactattCAAAATGCTAACAGATTATGGAGTGACAACTGCGCCAGTGATTGGTAATTGTAAAGGCGCAAATGCAGTTGCGAATGGtggaaataacaacaacaataactgtaGTGAAATATTGCGCATTTCGGCTTGA